CTTCGAGCGCAAGGATTGCGGGTTGGGTCACGGAAAAATCGCCTTGTCTGCCAGGGGATGCTGAGTCCATCGAGCGCAACACTGGCCAAATACCGGCTGCAGCAAAGCGCGGACGCGGTGGGGGTTCCGGTCCGACAAATGGGGTTCAGGCGAACGGGAATTCTAGCGATGAAGCGCTGCGAGTGCCAGTGCTGCGCATCCCACCGCCGGCGGTAAGCACAGCCGCCGGCGAAAAAAGGCGGCGCTACCGCAGCATGTCGCGCAGCTGATACCGGCCCGGCGCCTGCCCGGCAAGCCACGCCGCGGCATGCAGTGCGCCGCGGGCAAAGACATCGCGACTGGTCGCGCGGTGGACCAGTTCGATCCGCTCACCCGGCCCGGCGAACTGGACCGTATGCTCACCGACGATATCGCCGGCGCGCAGCGATGCGTAACTCGGCTGCGCACCGCCCTGCTCCGCGCGCGCGCCCAGGGCGAGTGCAGTGCCGGACGGCGCATCCAGCTTGTGCTTGTGATGGGATTCGACGATGTCGCAATCCCAGGTTTGCAGCAGCCTCGCGGCGCGTTCGACCAGATCACCCAGCACGGTCACGCCGAGACTGAAATTGGCGGCCAGCAGCACCGGCACCGTCGTGGCGGCTGCGTCCAGCGCGCGCTCGCCGGATGCGCTCAGGCCTGTGGTCCCGGAGACCAGCGGCACGCCGCGCTCAACGCACAGGCCCAGGATCGCTTCCAGGCCATCGGGCAGGCTGAAATCGATCGCGACATCGAACGCGGGCACGCCATGCAGTTCGGTCACGGCAAAGTACGGCAGACCGTCGACCACGCGTTGCGCCGGCTTGCTGCGCGAGACAGCCGCGACCGCTCGCAAATCCTCACGCGTCGCCAGCAGA
This genomic interval from Lysobacter ciconiae contains the following:
- the dapB gene encoding 4-hydroxy-tetrahydrodipicolinate reductase, whose amino-acid sequence is MKQSSDVTRVLIHGASGRMGQALLRLLATREDLRAVAAVSRSKPAQRVVDGLPYFAVTELHGVPAFDVAIDFSLPDGLEAILGLCVERGVPLVSGTTGLSASGERALDAAATTVPVLLAANFSLGVTVLGDLVERAARLLQTWDCDIVESHHKHKLDAPSGTALALGARAEQGGAQPSYASLRAGDIVGEHTVQFAGPGERIELVHRATSRDVFARGALHAAAWLAGQAPGRYQLRDMLR